A DNA window from Camelina sativa cultivar DH55 chromosome 13, Cs, whole genome shotgun sequence contains the following coding sequences:
- the LOC104737057 gene encoding ubiquitin carboxyl-terminal hydrolase 10 produces MTIPNSDFMIENGVSDLPFTPEEEKRIVSELTTESENHLKEGNLYFVISKRWNTSWQKYVDQSSGESLEASRPGPIDNSDIIESEGDTNDPQLRRLLVEGEDYVLVPQEGITWSYISFRYSGGPSIARKMICQGFHTRSYSVEVYPLCLMLTDGRDESRTAIRLGKQASVRELYEKVCAVTGVAQEKAQIWDYFDKRKNGLLYPSSNRSLEESRLQMDQDILLEVDGSSSSQSAMSSAGNELALVPLEPSRSRVTIAGGPTLPNGHSTTSKLSLFPRITSDDDGDSLSILGKGEKGGLAGLSNLGNTCFMNSALQCLAHTPPIVEYLLQDYSDDINRDNPLGMCGELAIAFGDLLKKLWSSGRNAVAPRTFKTKLARFAPQFSGYNQHDSQELLAFLLDGLHEDLNKVKRKPYVELKDSDSRPDDEVAEELWNYHKARNDSVIVNVCQGQYKSTLVCPVCGKISITFDPFMYLSLPLPSTLTRVMTVTVFYCDGSCLPMPYTVTVPKQGSCRDLVTALGTACCLADDESLLLAEVYDHKIFRYFENPLESLSVIKDDEHIVAYRLNQMPKGSGKAKLEILHGGQDRAVLERVKGRDAKLFGTPFVTYVNKEPLSGTDIDAVISGFLSPLQKVQAPSNIHKGNDNGHLADATADETSGSLSSPDSEISPDTEIDEASDRELSFRIFLTDERGLNFKPLQSESSVSPGIITRVLVEWNEGEHEKYDSNYLSDLPEVHKTSFSAKKKKQEAISLFSCLEAFLAEEPLGPDDMWFCPSCKEHRQANKKLDLWKLPDILVFHLKRFTYSRYLKNKLDTLVNFPIHDLDLREYVKNKNGESYVYELYAVSNHYGGLGGGHYTAYAKLIDDNKWYHFDDSHVSSANESEIKTSAAYVLFYRRVRSDTEKQTAGMSSDMD; encoded by the exons ATGACGATCCCTAATTCCGATTTCATGATTGAGAACGGCGTCTCTGATTTGCCGTTCACTCCCGAGGAAGAGAAACGTATCGTATCGGAGCTGACTACCGAATCGGAGAATCATTTGAAGGAAGGCAACTTATATTTCGTCATCTCTAAAAG GTGGAATACAAGCTGGCAGAAATATGTTGACCAATCGAGTGGAGAGTCCTTGGAAGCTTCGAGGCCTGGACCGATTGATAACAGTGATATTATCGAAAGTGAGGGCGACACTAATGATCCACAGCTTCGTAGATTGTTGGTTGAAGGAGAAGACTACGTTTTAGTTCCTCAAGAA GGCATAACTTGGTCTTATATCTCTTTCAGGTATAGCGGAGGTCCTTCAATAGCAAGGAAGATGATCTGTCAAGGATTTCACACTAGGAGTTATAGTGTAGAGGTTTACCCGCTCTGCCTTATGTTGACAGACGGACGAGATGAAAGTAGAACAGCAATACGGTTGGGAAAACAG GCCTCTGTTAGGGAACTTTATGAGAAGGTTTGTGCTGTGACAGGTGTTGCGCAAGAAAAG GCACAAATCTGGGATTACTTCGATAAGAGGAAAAACGGGCTCTTGTATCCTTCATCTAACAGGAGCCTGGAAGAGTCAAGGCTTCAGATGGACCAAGAT ATTCTTCTTGAAGTTGATGGGTCGTCTTCATCTCAATCTGCTATGAGCTCGGCAGGAAATGAGTTAGCTCTGGTACCTCTGGAACCTTCAAGGTCGCGTGTTACAATTGCTGGGGGGCCTACCCTACCGAATGGTCATTCCACCACGTCCAAGTTAAGTCTCTTTCCGAGAATAACTTCAGATGACGATGGAGATTCGTTGAGCATTCTTGGAAAAGGAGAGAAGGGAGGATTAGCAGGATTGAGTAATTTGGGAAATACCTGCTTTATGAATAGCGCTCTTCAGTGTTTGGCTCACACACCTCCAATTGTTGAATACCTCTTGCAAGATTATAGTGACGACATAAATAGAGATAATCCGTTGGGAATGTGT GGTGAGCTTGCTATCGCATTTGGTGATTTGCTGAAGAAATTATGGTCATCAGGAAGGAACGCAGTTGCACCACGCACTTTTAAGACAAAATTGGCTAGATTTGCTCCACAGTTTAGTGGTTACAATCAGCATGATTCTCAA GAACTGCTTGCTTTCTTATTGGATGGGCTGCATGAAgatttaaataaagtaaaacgAAAACCTTACGTCGAACTTAAAGATTCTGACAGTCGTCCGGATGATGAAGTTGCTGAAGAGCTTTGGAATTATCATAAGGCCAGAAATGATTCTGTAATAGTTAACGTTTGTCAA gGCCAATACAAGTCAACTCTGGTTTGTCCAGTTTGCGGGAAAATCTCAATCACTTTTGATCCCTTCATGTACTTGTCTTTACCTTTGCCATCAACACTTACGCGAGTAATGACAGTCACGGTGTTTTATTGCGACGGAAGTTGTCTTCCGATGCCATACACTGTAACGGTGCCAAAACAAGGGTCTTGTAGAGATCTCGTTACTGCATTAGGTACTGCTTGCTGCTTAGCCGATGATGAGAGCCTTTTACTTGCAGAG GTCTATGATCACAAGATCTTTAGATATTTTGAGAACCCCCTGGAGTCACTGAGTGTGATAAAAGATGATGAGCATATTGTGGCGTATCGGTTGAATCAAATGCCGAAAGGATCAGGAAAGGCAAAACTCGAAATTCTTCATGGAGGGCAGGACAG GGCTGTTCTGGAGAGAGTTAAAGGCAGAGACGCAAAGCTTTTTGGAACTCCTTTTGTGACTTATGTCAACAAAGAACCACTAAGTGGAACTGACATTGATGCAGTTATCTCTGGATTTCTGTCACCTCTGCAAAAGGTCCAAGCCCCATCTAATATTCATAAAGGAAATGACAATGGTCACCTTGCTGATGCTACTGCTGATGAAACATCCGGAAGTTTATCATCCCCAGATAGTGAGATATCCCCAGATACCGAGATAGACGAAGCATCTGATCGAGAGTTATCCTTCAGGATATTCTTGACAGATGAACGTGGTTTGAACTTTAAACCACTTCAGTCTGAATCTTCTGTGAGCCCTGGTATCATTACAAGAGTTTTAGTCGAGTGGAATGAGGGTGAGCATGAAAAGTATGATTCCAACTACTTGAGTGACCTTCCGGAGGTTCATAAAACAAGTTTCTcggcaaagaagaaaaagcaagaaGCCATATCTCTGTTTTCGTGTTTGGAGGCCTTTTTAGCAGAAGAACCTTTGGGACCGGATGACATGTG GTTTTGTCCGAGCTGCAAAGAACACAGACAAGCGAACAAAAAGCTAGACCTGTGGAAATTGCCTGATATTCTTGTGTTCCATTTAAAACGATTCACGTATAGCAGATATCTCAAGAACAAGCTGGATACGCTTGTGAATTTCCCAATTCATGATCTAGATTTGAGAGAGTATGTGAAAAACAAGAATGGTGAGTCATATGTATACGAGTTGTATGCCGTTAGTAATCATTACGGTGGACTTGGTGGTGGTCACTACACAGCCTACGCTAAG TTGATCGACGACAACAAATGGTATCATTTCGACGACAGTCATGTTTCATCTGCAAATGAATCTGAAATAAAAACCTCAGCTGCATATGTTCTTTTCTACCGAAGAGTGAGAAGTGACACTGAGAAACAAACAGCTGGGATGTCAAGTGATATGGATTAG
- the LOC104738362 gene encoding uncharacterized protein LOC104738362, producing the protein MIPWTYLDISYEAYRREKMEGKKTSLQGRREVWNRLEQGRATPYRSPSPQKDPPLHPARDMSTKQRGRQLNHEATPVHSRRGKNMPRSRSSKQRTEVRDCALLSERGRRKQRYEDTFGLEPRRVEEERKDQALDSRLDYSNSRKAIISSKPTPCPLDSQATISDLQVATFRAKEIILSPDHVRERPFRLNLQKKAGPQTPSFGKDTLVAIPPNLVVKINKNWYDQTVEEEEAALQETPLEDRFNNSIRIADPRPIIVSPRIMREPQTKNYVPSLDLAETKAVDTDEYLQDVDRDALEWDENYDDLDKVDLEWTEEDAKAYREAVASGWDPTGIDLDADDLLGEERQKLDISAGAGVYHGG; encoded by the exons ATGATTCCCTGGACATATCTGGACATATCATATGAGGCATACCGTCGAGAGAAGATGGAAGGGAAAAAAACCTCCCTTCAAGGACGGAGGGAGGTGTGGAACAGGTTGGAACAGGGGAGAGCAACTCCTTATCGCTCTCCCTCTCCGCAAAAGGATCCCCCACTACATCCTGCCCGCGACATGTCTACGAAGCAGAGGGGACGCCAGCTGAACCACGAGGCTACGCCCGTTCACTCACGCAGGGGAAAAAATATGCCTCGGTCCCGCTCTTCTAAACAAAGGACAGAGGTAAGGGATTGCGCTCTTCTGAGTGAGAGAGGTCGCCGTAAGCAGAGATACGAGGATACCTTTGGGTTAGAGCCTCGTAGAGTCGAGGAGGAGAGAAAGGATCAAGCTTTAGATTCTCGCCTTGACTATTCCAACTCACGGAAAGCAATCATATCCTCTAAGCCTACTCCATGCCCATTGGACTCACAGGCAACTATCTCCGACCTGCAGGTCGCGACATTCCGAGCAAAGGAGATCATCTTGTCACCAGACCATGTTCGGGAGAGACCTTTTCGTCTCAATCTGCAGAAGAAAGCAGGG CCTCAAACTCCATCTTTTGGGAAGGATACCTTGGTGGCCATACCTCCAAATTTGGTtgttaaaattaataagaattgGTATGATCAGACagtggaggaggaagaggctGCACTCCAAGAAACCCCTCTTGAGGATAGGTTTAACAATTCGATCCGGATCGCTGATCCGAGACCTATCATTGTTTCCCCGAGGATCATGCGAGAGCCTCAGACTAAAAATTATGTACCCTCGTTAGACCTAGCTGAAACAAAAGCTGTGGACACCGATGAGTATCTTCAGGATGTGGACCGGGACGCGTTGGAATGGGATGAGAACTATGATGATCTAGATAAAGTGGATCTTGAATGGACAGAGGAGGATGCAAAGGCCTATAGAGAGGCGGTGGCATCTGGTTGGGATCCCACAGGCATTGATCTGGATGCGGATGATCTGCTAGGGGAGGAGAGGCAAAAACTTGATATCAGTGCCGGCGCCGGAGTCTACCATGGTGGATGA